Within Dromaius novaehollandiae isolate bDroNov1 chromosome 8, bDroNov1.hap1, whole genome shotgun sequence, the genomic segment tagaaaataaaattaggttAATATGCTTGCCTAATAACTTCTAAAAAAACTTTATAAAGCATGTCTTAATGAGTTTTACTGTGTTTTTAGAGTTGAGCTACTATCAGAATTTACAGCATCCTCTCCTTTCAGAGAGGCTTgagagtgggatttttttttttcaaacataaaGGACAACTGCTGGATTAACTCCTCTGCTCTTTCTGTACTAGTGTAGATGCTCATAAAAGAGTTTGCTCTTTTGCattataaattatttctttcctttaaaagaatTAACCTTTAGGAGATTTACAAAGTATTGAAGTAGGACATCAGCTAGTACAGTTGCATGCAAAATTTCATGTCACTTTTTTATACTTCCGTAGGCATAGGTTGTCTCCTCTTCCTGGTGATTATTTGCAACCTGCTGAAAGATCTCTAACTGTTACCTTGCATCATGGCTCAGTTGCTCATAAAGATCCCTGTATGCTTGGTTTTGACTTGATAACATGCATTGAATTGTGAGTATCCGGCCAACATACTACATCTTGCTTTAGCCTCTTGCTTATGAATGTTTAAAAGTAGGTCAGAATTCCACatttcttgctgtattttttttctttggcatgGTACTAAAGTGTTGTAATACCAAGTTAACAAGGGTTAAACTTAGAATGCAAGGTCCTTACTCTATACAGGCCTGATCAACCCTTTCAAGCAGAAGAATAGCAGAAGGTGGCACCTTCTAATTTGTGCTCAAATTAATCATAGTAAGAAATTCTAGTGGTGCTAgctcatggggggaaaaaagagaatatacaggaaagaacaaaatgcaacagaaaatctTCTCAGACCAAAAGCCACACTGCCAGTGCTAATAGTGCAGACCTAGGCTTAAAATTCCAAGGTACAAATAGGGGTTTggggctgtttttgttttttttaccagtTCTTGTGAAGATTAAAAAACTAAAGTAAGGTGTTTTTAAGGACATACAAAAACTTATGCTTTACAGAATAGAGCATCTGGAAGAATCAGAACTGGAAAAGTTTCCTGAAGTAGTGTTTGGTTTCATGGCTCCAACCATGGTTGTGATTAGTACTCCAAATTCAGAATTTAACCCATTGCTTCCAGGAGTGACATTTTTCAGACATCCAGACCACAAATTTGAATGGAACCGAGCAGAATTTCAAAGCTGGTGAGTTTACTGAACATCATATTCTGACAGCTTTGAATGTTAAGTAATGTGAGAAAGGGACAGCTATAACTTTTCAGTATGGTTTCTCTGTGTGGTTTTGTGTCAGTAAAGTTTCACAACTATTGATTTAGTGGAACATTTCTTTGCTATTACAATTTAAATAGTTAAGTGTACTCTGTGGGTTTTGCATTTTATGATGCTTTTAAGTTGGCTTGCTTTTATTGTAACtactctgcaaaaatattttaaagctttgttttccctttttatgCATGTTTATTACAGTTTATACAGTGGAAGTATAAAGTATTAAATAAGCCTTTTAACATAATATCCTGCTATAGAAATGCTTCATAAGTTCCTTAGAACTGTGCTCACTCTGTTACTCTGGACTTTTATGTAAGGGTATGCAAGCAAATTTATCAAATATTCATGATAGTAGAGCATGTTGAATAAATCTAAGGACATTATAGTGGATCATAGCACAAGAGAAGATTTGATGCAAAACATATGAACGTGACAGAGGTTGCACAAGATACGTCTCCCTGTAATATCAGCAggtataataaaaacaaaacaaaaagagaatggGATATATATCCCGTGGGAATGTTGACATTTCAGGcagttgtggaaaaaaatacGATTTAGAGTAAATGATGCCTTATTTCAATTGCCAGATTTTTGCCAGAAATTGTATCTTGGGAAATCTGTCCCTTAAATTAGGTTGTTTTTTCCATAGACTTTAGTATGCAGTGATTGTTAAGTATATAGTTTTGCAAAACTTGAAGAACAGATACTGCCCTGAATAATGATACTAAAACCTGCCTGCATTATTAGTGGAAGAATGAATACCTGAGACTCTTTATGTGACTTAAAGTAATTAAAGTACATTTAGATCTACTTTTAGATACATATGAATTAGAACTATTGAGATCCCTCAAAGAATGATATTTTTGGAGCTGTAAGCATGAGAAGGTCTTTAAATTTGTGCTGTGAAGTATGTGTGTTGCAGTATTCTCTAAAAGAAGTAAGATACAAATTCAGTTGGTACTTCCTCATGGAGAATGCAGTAGGTAGGTAGTGCCGTTTTAGTTCCCTGCTTCCTGGTCCCATCACTCATTTTGTACTGGTTGTACGGTACTGCAAGATTGTTTTTCATCTAGATGTCATGTACATTGTTCTAATCTTGAGCTGGTAGGCTTTGTTctttctgtgtttaaaacaaacctccctccccccgccaTGAACTAGTCTCTTGTGGCTTTTGGGAGGTGTGTGTCTTTTTAGGGTGGGCTTCTTAAGTAGTTCTGTGCTCTAAAACGTCTGTTTTTTTGTATGCAGttcatttttgaatgttttttaagACAGTGAGTAAGCAACTGGGAATATGCATATTCTATGTAGATATTTtagaaatagtaattttttggttaCCCAGATTATTGATATTAAATGATTCAGAGCATGGTAGGAATATGATTGCAGCTGTGCTAGAGCAAAAATTTTGACAATGCTTATCTTCAGGCATGTGAGCAATACTATTAAAGAAACTGCACTTGAGCATTCACAGGGTCAGGATCTTGCTTCTCTGAGAGAGTTAGTGTTTATCACATTAAAAGGTGAGTATTTAGTATGATCAGATTATGTTGTTTTTCTCAGGGCACTAAGTATTGCTAGATGCTACGATTACTCGGTGGAATTTACTGGCGTAGGGCCCCCACCCACAGGAATGGAGGATGTTGGGTTTTGTACCCAGATAGGTGTATTTGTAAGAAAATATTCCCAAACCAGTGAAACTGCTCATTTTGAGAAACCCACCAAAGCAGCTTACAAAACCGTAAGTATCGTTTCCTTTCTttaggagaattaaaaaaaattctacgATCTGCCTGTGAAGTGTTCTTAGTGCTATTGCAATCTACTGTTGCTACTGGGTCTTAGCTCTGTAACATGCACTATCAGTTCAGAGGAGTCTAAGTCCATGTGTTTCTAATTATATACAGGCCTTTAACTTCTAGATTATTAGCTAAATAGCAATATGTATAAACATTCTTACTTTAATGTGCTGTTATCTCTAGAATGAAAATTCTCCCTTCCTCCAGATATAGTGTGACACTGTTTATGTAATTGTTCCTGTAATCATTCTTTTTTATCATGTGGCTGTTAAGGTTGTTGGCACTTGATACAGTTTCacataaattaaaacaaacaaaaacattaaaaaagtacTTCTAACAGGGAATGTATGTTTTGAAGGACTGCATAGCCTCATCAGATATATTATTGGAAGGTAGGCATTTGGGTGAAATTGGATTGACAAGGCCTGTTTCATGTGGtttgcctttctctgcagcatgTGGTGTAGTTCACTCCCTAACTTTGGTGTTTTTAGGTAACCAGTTCTGACTTTTGCAGAGGCATAGGATCTCGCCAAGTACCCTATTCTCTACTAGCACACCTTAAAGCTTTATGGCTTTTAGTGCTTTTAGCACTGAAGTTTTGTGTTAGAGTTTTGAAAAATAGTATGTAGGAATATGCAAAAAATGAATCTTTTTGGACTGAATATCTTAATATTTTAATACCTTATGATACTATGATATACAGTCGCCTATAATTGAATCTTTGGGCTCAGCGTCCCAGTTTTATTTTATGTTGTTGCACCGGTAAAGGCAAGTCTGTCAGGACTGTCATAGATCCAAAATTAGGTAACATTAGATAACTTTTTGTCAAGTACTGTGCTGAATATGGCAATATGTCACAAAGGCAAAGTCTAATGCATCTAATTAAGTGCCACGTAGAACATTTTTTTCAGGGATAACTGAGCATTAAGTAATAAtccaaaaagaaaagtatattgTTTTCTTCTCAATCTCATGAGGCCTTGAATTATTTGTTTCAGTGAGCATATTCTAATATTTCACATCTTTGTTTAAAAGGATATATGTATCTTTAAGTTACTTGTGACCTGaagtgaaatgtattttaatgtatgGGAACACCTTCTGTAGTTTCTAAGCTATAAAGACATTCTATACGTTTGAAATCTCACCTATTTACTACTGTCTTTATCAGAATACTGAAGTGCTTTTTAGTCCTCAAAAAATCAACTTTGAAATATGTCTAGGTGCCTGACATATCGCTTTCATTATGTTCTGTCACAGGGTCCTCATGGACATAGTTTCGACATTAACACTGTTTGAGTTTAAACAAGAGAACTGTTAAATCTTTCATGTTTCTTATGAAAACAGGGCtgtcaaattaatttttattaagtaACCATTTTAGGGGAATGAATGAACATTTTAAGATCTAATTGGAAAGTAATATGAAATTGTCATAGACTGTGAAACTTTAGTGGTAGTGGGTTCGTGGTATAAAGCACTGCATAGTAACCTGGGGGGGAATGAGGTTGCCTGCCTAGTTTTCTTAATCCCCTTGGAGTATAGCTCAGTGTAGAACATACCACACCTGATTTTGAtgtggcagggttttttttagcattctctgcatctgaaaaagcaggttttcatGTTTCATTCTGAAAACAGAGTAAAAGGTGTAGTTGAAGCCACAGTTTCTCCATGACAATTTGGAAGTGGTTTAGAATCTACACAGCTATGGGACTGTCAGCAGATCCTGATGATCAGTAATatggaaaagaagagaatgactaaaaagaattaaagaattgCAGGGCATCACCTGACTGATTTTCAAGTATAGCTTGCAGATAAAAGCTTGCTTTTTGAAGTTCTGTGAACTTTTCTAATTGCCATTGTAGTTGTGATGTATAATAATCCAGTGATATTGTCTAGTTTTCCTGttatctgaaaatgtttaaagccaaaaacaaaacaggatttaatccaaaAAATATATAGACATTTTAGAAGCTCTTTTTAGCAAATAGTTGTTGAGGTACGAGTCTATGATAATGATGATTGTTTTATGTGTTCTTGTATGTTGTAAAGGTCTTCAAAGCAGTGTATCCAAGTCTTAAAGATGAGAAGTACCTGCAGAATGCAGTGGTCAGTGAAGTTGTTTTCACAGCACAGGTCATTAAGCGAAGTCTGCTGGACCATTTAAAATCAGAACATGAAGAGTATAATGATAGTCCTGTTGAGATAAAATCTAAATTCCAACATTCAAAGAACTGTGTTTCGGAAGATCTTGAAAAACTGGCTGTTGAAAGAAGCATGGAGCCATTTGTTAATGGAAATGTGGTTTATATACCTCttacaaaaatcttttctttttccaaagtgaATCAACTTTGTGGCACGTTTGAGAAGTTACGTAAGCTAATTACTGGCAAGGTCACACTGAGCAGTGATGGTTCTGCTGTGATGGTCAGTACTGAAcatgaaaatgaagaggaagagaaTTAGATTGCAGATTTCTCACACAGTTTAAAGTAATGAAGGTATTGGTTTTTGTAGCTCTAGCCTGGTGTGTTCTGTATGCTAACTAGAACTGCAAAAGGCAATTACCTTCATATTTAAACCTTCCAGTATTTACCCCTTAGCACCTGGTAAATTAATGGTTCTGGCAAAGATCACTAAAACCCGTAGGATTTTTAGAATAAGAGTGTCAGGAGTTAAAAACAAAGGAGTTAATCCCCATGAAGAAGCAAAATGTAGTAATAGTTATGACTAGAGTCTCCTTGATAATCTCTTGTTAGCTTCAAGGATAGTTGATGAGAACCCAGAACTACATTGTTATGTTGAATAATGTGAGTCAGGCATAGGTTTagggcagatttttttcttaatagaataAAATTTGCGAATGCTGCTTCCAAGATGAGCACATAGTTAACCTTGGAGAAAACTGAACAGTATTCCAGATAAATTGAAATATGTCACAGATGGTTAAAGGTCAGTAAATTCAATAATGGGGAGAAGCACCATGACCTTGAATGTACGCTAGCAGAAACAGCTAGATTTCCACAATTATTTTCTCCAGTTTCTTAACTGCTGCTTAGGAAATAGCTTGCATGCTGTAACTCTCCAGAAGCTGAATTTACTTCATTTGAAACTGATATCTCTGActattctgtttttgaaaaacatCTGTCATTATGAATGGTAATCTGGTCCCAGCGTATCTGAAAAAATTCTCCCTTTTCATGTGCAGTTGTTGTCCAAAAGTTCTTGCAGATGTattcagcagaaataaaaagcataGGTGCTATGAAAGAGGCTTGGCTCAGCTGGCTGCTTTTCTAAGTAGAGTTGAATTGTGTATGTAAATGCATAGTAAGCAAATGTTAGACTATTGACTTCTGAAGACTGAAATGTTGAAGAGTGCACAGGACTGGCATATTCTTACAGATGTAATACAGTTACACACTGCAACTTTTTGAGTTTATTCTCATAGCTCAAATccataattttaatattttacccAAGGTATCTCTTAAGAGTAAAGAGATGGTTAATTAAAAGGCCTCACTCCATATATATTTCACAATTTCTTTGGCAGCTTTGAATGAGCAATGATTATAGAAACTGACTTCATGTTTGTGAAACATGAAAGTTTCATGACTTTCCAAAAATAAGAAGTCTGTGTAAGGGCTGACTCTATTCTACCTTCTAAATATCCATAATTTGCTTAAATTGGTTAAAGTGAAAGACCAGACATAAAGGGAAATTTCTCTGAATTGAGGAAAGGTTAATCTATAACAGGCTCAGAGAAAGAAGAATGATATGCAGTGATCTGTCATacagaatgattaaaaaatgCTCGCTTAATCCCTTTTGTGGGATAATTTTCTCCCACAATAAATAGAAATGGCttattagaaattaatttttaatacaatatttagaggtttttttaaacattgtgaTACCAACCTGCCATACCTTGtatgttaaaatatatgtaaaattcaAAATTGGTAATTATTCTTTGGACACTAATAAGCATAACTGTTTGAGAGTGGGTCCAATTGCCTCAATTTCTTCTTAGAAAATATCTCCGCTGTTCACTGTATGGTTTCTATAATTAGAAGACTTTTGGACCATGGTACTACTTACTTCTCGTGTGATTTCCTCTTGTTTATGTTTATTTCGTATACTTTGTAGCTTGATCATTTTAAAGTGAGGAGAAGGAAGGTGGAGGATTCCAGATCTGGAATATTTGCCTTCAATTCTGTGTTCAACTAATATTTGGTTAAACTTCTACACATATTTGTGAATAAAGGCAGTATTTATTGTGTCACATTTAAACTTTCAGTTTGAAACAGACCAAGGTCAATCCAGTGTTTCAAATGAGGATGCTGAAAGGAAGTATATGCAGACTAAATGTTTTAGCTTGCATGTGACAATATTACTGACCAGGAGATGGCACACACATCTCAAAACAGATCAACCTTAGTTGTTCTAAATTTTAAAATCCAAAGTGGATCTGTTGTTGACTTCCTTTGATAAAACATCCTGAAATAAGAAATATTACTCATTTATGACTGTCACAgggatttttttgaaaaaagaattgaGAAGCTTAAACTACATGTTCAACTTATACTTGCTTTGAACTGGCTAGCAATTTGTAAAATTACTCTAGGATTTTGACTTCTGTGTTCTTACAGAAGCAAAACTGTTCTGGGAACTGCATTTAATCCCATAGAAATCACAGTTGCTTTACAGTTTGAATTTGGGGCTGGAAAGGATTTTTGTCTGCTTTGAATTTCTTGCATTCATTCCTTTAGGAAATGTTAATGAGGCTGTATGCTGGTATGTGAATTTCTAATGTgtaggtgggggggggaagaaacatTGATTTGGCTGAAAAAAATTTATCGGTACAAGCAATTTGAGTTATTTTTGCAATTGTTTGGGTTTAATTGGGTACAAAAGTGAATAAAGAGCATCAGAAGAGAGATGAGTTTTGGGAAATAGCCAAACTATTAGTTTTGAAGAGTTTAAAAGTAGATAACAGGCCcagaagaagaaaatggtttCATACACTGTTTGTGGCATCAGAACCAAAGCAGAGAATTGGAGAAAGCACATGGAATAAAGGTGGACAAGAAAGCCAGTGTGGTAAAAATACAGTGCAGTATCTTAAATATAAAGGATATAACTTGGTAGTTAATGAGCAAGCCAGTAGGGATTTAATATGATCAGAAAGGTTCAACAGAATGATTTTGTGTGTTTTAGGTGAAGTAAGTTAAGTAAGAAAGTAATAtaagtaaatttttaaaaataaaccctcAGATTAtgcttaataaaacaaaaaaaaccccaattgcATAACTCAGAGTCCTATGAATGCAATCCTTAATTTTTGGAGGCCTGGGGAGTTAATTGTCCATCTCCCCAGACCTTTCTCAAATGGATAGATATTAGAGCTAATATGAAACTTCTGtttcagttctttctttcatGGGCTTCCATAGTGTTAGGCTCTTTTCCAGGCTTGTTAACATTAGGTTGCTAAATGTGATTTGGATCATTCAGTTACAGCTGGATTATGTGCATCTCATAATGGTGAGCTGTtgggattctttttcttttgaaagaataaTTTTTATGTGAAGAAttcattgcattttctttctggtaTACAAAACAAACTGAACCGTTCATGTTCAGTGCTCTATTACTGGGAACATCCCATAATAAAATGCATTGACACTAGCatataattaaatgaaaatgctgGGGAAATATTGCTAGCTCATAAGAGGAGGTGCTAAAAAGACTACAAGCGTATGAACAATTTTACTACATGCAACCCTGAACTTGAGCACAGCTTGTTTGTTTGCTAACTTATGTTTACAGatttcctttctgatttttttttacaagcaTGTTACTTAATGTTTTCATCTCTTTAATTCAgttttgttgcttgtttgttAATCTATCCCACAGAAACATCAAGAAATATATTGAGAAAATGTTTGCCTTTCTCCTTCTTGTTGGCAGATCCTGTTGTTTGGCCATACAGGGAATTGAGTCAACTCATTTATCACAGAAGCTTGCACTGGTTCAAGGAGTAAAGGGAGGAGAGCAGGCAGGAATGACCAGttgggtggggagaaggcagaATTACTTGTTTTGTTTCAAGAATTATAGAAAGTCATTTTTCCTCCGTGCCAATCTTTGCCTGTATGTTGTTTTAGTCCCATGTCAGAAGGTCCACAAAGTGCACCTAAGTGTTCTTTGATAGCGTCCAGGTTCTGGTGCTTCATAGCTCTAGCGGTAAAATAAAAACTCTTAATCCTTACTGCACAATGAATTGATTAGTGAGCTGAGAGCCAAAACAGTAGTTTGTACTGTAATTATCTGCAATTTTCACCAACCTAGAATTTTCAATGGAAGAACAGCTATTTACTTACTGCAGTACCAAAAAGCTTGTTTATATCTGTGTTGAATGCAAGGGGGTGCACTGATGAGAAAGGAAGTACACAGACcataagagtgtgtgtgtgtgggggggtgtttggTAAATATACCTCCTTATTTTTCTAAGTTACTATATGAAAAGTTTAACTACTGAAAGTCATTACGTTCAATTGAGAAGGATTAATTTTTTTGTCAGTTGCTAGATGAGGAGGTACTATATACATAGTGACCTTACTTTTCCCAAGTACAGCTAGTTGTAGACACAGGGGGGGCTGTTAAAGTTTCAGACATattaatgaattatttaaaatttacttttatttgcATGATAAGACTCATTAAGTGAGAAGTAGTATGAGAGTTACTAGTTTCCTACACCCTAATAAAATGGAGATCTGCTTCCCAGAACATGCACTAAACTAGCTAATTCATGATAATCCCATATGCATTAAAGAATTAAGCTTAAGACTAGTTTAAGTACTTGctcattttaatatttgttttatttcgTTGGATAATGGTATTCATTTTTGTAGCCAGGAGACATATAACTTACATACCGATGATGATGCAATTTAATACTTTAGACTAGGTAGGAAGTTTAATAAGCTGCAGAGGGAAAGtctgaaaagagagaaactgaaatttaCTTTACTAAGGTTTAAATTAAATTTGCcttctttgcattaaaaaaaaagttgtttagaAACAGATTCCAAGCTGAGGGCGTGACTTTATTGAATGTATGAGACTTTTGCAGTAtgtacttaaaataaaaacaaaatcatatcCCAGACAGTTTACTAAATGACAGTCTGATACATTTATAACagtttacagaaaagaaaataccacATCTAAATATGAAGGTCACATTCCACTTACAAAATATGCACAGTTATGGAATCTCTTCAAAGAGTTGTAGCTCAAAGTGTGAACAATAAAATACTGGAATACAGCTTTATTGAAGGCTGAATTCCCATGTAAACTTACCTCCTATTTAAAGGATCTTCTAACGcaagaaaataattgctttctAGTAAACAAAATGCCTAGTCTACGTCAATTAGCTGTCTATTTTAACATAGAATACAAATCTGGGCTATGGAAAAACCTGTAGGAATTACATAAATATTTGTACAGTCTTTTTAAAAGTATACTTTGTTAACTgtaccccccccaaaaaaaaagaaaagtacacGACCATCTAACTAGTATGTGTTTTTGACGGATTTGTCAAAAGTATACCAATGTTCAGGAGTACTGAAAGCAATATAACTTAAGTTTCATGCATCTTTTGACTTGCagtaggatttttgtttgtttgtgtaaGTTTTTGAACAGGATAGGAAACTCATGCTTTGAGAAACTGCAGAATACTAGCAGTTATTatgcattttctgtttaaaattcctATGGAGCACAAAAACCACAACTACATAAATGCTTTTGAACATTAGAACTTGAGCAGGTAATAACAGGAGGTTAAAtacctgaaataaataaaaaccaataAAAATCTTCATTCTTTATACACAGACTGATTAGTAGGTGCTGTGTAATTGGCACTAAAGGAAAATAACAGTTGGCAGCAATTAATTTAGTATCTCAGCCAAAGGCTAGACATAATGTAATAACCTATGTTTTACAACACTTTTTTTCCAGGTTCTTTACAAACCCTaagatttttttgaataaaatgatAATGGAATCTACTGCAGACTTAAATTTTTATTTACCTAACATTATATCAAGTGAAGAAGTTTGGGTTACCTTCAAGATAAGCTAACCTTGTGGCTGCTCTTCTGTTAGGAAGAACAGACATCATAGTGTAGTATAACAAGTTGCTGTATTTTGAGTAGAAGTAGATTGAAGATGGAATGACTCAATTTTAACATTCTCAGAAGCCAAGAGTTCCTAGTATTTGTAgatggatggggggggggggaataaaatgAGCAGCTGATCAGTATAGAACCATTCATCTAACTTCTTTTAGTATTTCTTCATGgagaggagaaaactgaaaattgGGAGAAATGGCAGCTGTAATCATAGGTCATTCTCACTACCAcattatttttagcatattttacttttttccctctctggTTAGTGATGGGCTAAAGGGCTAAAAAGATTTTGCACAGATATTCTACTGAATTTCAGGGGACAGAAGAAAATTTTCAGCTTTGCTCCACTATCAGTAATTTTGCAGTCAATGataaaaatgagcattttataGGAAAGTCAGAAGTGGCAGTTACTGGGTCCTAGATCATTTTGTAAAAGTGTTATATCTGTTGTCCGATTCATAAAAATACCTCTGactttgaaatagaaaatagaaaaatttaaatactttatttaaaaaagtaatgCAAGCATATATTTCTAGCTCCATTATGTAAACACAGTGGAAGTATTTTTGCACATACTTCTTTGCAGACTATTAACAGCAGCTAAAATACAACCTTTGTATTTATACTTTTTAACCTACTTTTTAACAGTCCAAAGTAAAGAGATGATAATGAACAGTAGGAAATAAAAGTATTTCAGTACCATAATTGAGAAATAGCTCATATTTATCATACTCAATAACACTACTCAAACTTCAAACTCTCAAAgtttcttaaaaatgtaaataaaaatggaGTTTAACTATACTATGAATTTATGGAAAACATAA encodes:
- the HENMT1 gene encoding small RNA 2'-O-methyltransferase translates to MDKNVQERFTGVIKFTPPLYKQRYQFIKDLVGKYKPKKVADLGCADCTLLWMLKFCSCIEVLAGLDICENVMKEKMHRLSPLPGDYLQPAERSLTVTLHHGSVAHKDPCMLGFDLITCIELIEHLEESELEKFPEVVFGFMAPTMVVISTPNSEFNPLLPGVTFFRHPDHKFEWNRAEFQSWALSIARCYDYSVEFTGVGPPPTGMEDVGFCTQIGVFVRKYSQTSETAHFEKPTKAAYKTVFKAVYPSLKDEKYLQNAVVSEVVFTAQVIKRSLLDHLKSEHEEYNDSPVEIKSKFQHSKNCVSEDLEKLAVERSMEPFVNGNVVYIPLTKIFSFSKVNQLCGTFEKLRKLITGKVTLSSDGSAVMVSTEHENEEEEN